One region of Synechococcus elongatus PCC 11801 genomic DNA includes:
- a CDS encoding acyl-CoA dehydrogenase family protein, which yields MPTTTLLNEIQALSAADPEHRSQSLDILQLIAQAGWLGLGVDRQQGGNGGSILDAVEAIAAVSEVCLTSGFAFWCQRTFIQYLTASENDWLKSEVLPIVLRAEKAGATGMSNAMKHLSGLEPLRLNAERQTGGIQLQGSLPWASNLVPKQFFVAVATETRDGEVLIVAIPSHALGVERSPDFDLLGMVAASTGALNFDQVWLPDRWIIAEAGRAFLPKVRPSFLLFQCGLPLGTIRAALKAIAPTLSGPSAVLKSRYSQVQIQLEGLTADLHALAQLSEFSLPQLRQLFELRIALTRLATEVTWLELEARGGKGYHAGSTAKRLREVAFLPVLTPSLVQLERELQRTAAEAVA from the coding sequence ATGCCAACCACCACTCTGCTAAACGAGATTCAAGCGCTCTCCGCCGCTGATCCTGAGCACCGCTCCCAAAGCCTCGATATTCTCCAGCTCATTGCCCAAGCCGGTTGGTTAGGGCTCGGGGTCGATCGCCAGCAGGGTGGTAACGGTGGCTCCATTCTGGATGCAGTCGAAGCGATCGCCGCTGTTTCCGAAGTCTGTTTGACCAGTGGCTTTGCTTTTTGGTGCCAACGGACGTTTATTCAGTACCTTACTGCTAGCGAGAATGACTGGCTGAAATCTGAGGTTCTGCCCATCGTTCTGCGGGCTGAAAAGGCCGGAGCGACGGGAATGTCCAATGCCATGAAGCATCTCTCGGGCTTGGAACCCTTGCGGCTCAACGCTGAACGTCAAACTGGCGGAATTCAGTTGCAAGGCTCCCTACCTTGGGCTTCCAATCTGGTCCCTAAGCAATTTTTTGTGGCTGTGGCCACGGAAACTCGCGACGGAGAGGTCTTGATTGTGGCGATTCCCTCCCATGCCTTGGGGGTTGAACGCAGTCCTGACTTTGACTTACTGGGGATGGTTGCCGCCTCGACGGGTGCCCTCAATTTCGATCAGGTCTGGCTACCCGATCGCTGGATCATCGCTGAGGCAGGACGGGCCTTCTTGCCCAAAGTGCGCCCGAGTTTTCTGCTCTTTCAGTGCGGATTACCTCTCGGAACCATTCGAGCGGCACTCAAAGCGATCGCCCCAACCCTGAGTGGGCCCAGTGCAGTTCTCAAGAGCCGTTACTCTCAAGTTCAAATTCAACTTGAGGGGCTGACCGCCGATCTGCATGCCTTGGCGCAGCTCAGCGAGTTCTCGTTGCCACAACTCCGTCAGTTGTTTGAATTGCGGATTGCCCTCACCCGCTTGGCGACCGAGGTGACTTGGCTAGAGCTAGAAGCTCGTGGGGGCAAGGGCTACCACGCTGGCAGCACCGCGAAACGGCTGCGAGAAGTTGCCTTTTTACCCGTGCTGACGCCGAGCTTGGTGCAACTGGAGCGCGAACTGCAGCGCACCGCTGCTGAGGCAGTGGCATGA